The following coding sequences lie in one Musa acuminata AAA Group cultivar baxijiao chromosome BXJ1-8, Cavendish_Baxijiao_AAA, whole genome shotgun sequence genomic window:
- the LOC103993418 gene encoding large ribosomal subunit protein uL1c has protein sequence MAGVANPSILSPPTVLSSQKPTASRCLPSLRPFSSSAYPSLALLNLHLHPLAKPCLPIIPRKLDAPIIRPEASDVAAAEAYLAADEAASDSAVATASPQPKIKTGKAALPLKRDRTRSKRFLEIQKLRENKKEYDVPTAISLLKGTANTKFVESAEAHFRLNIDPKYNDQQLRATVNLPKGTGQTIKVAVLSQGERIDEAKNAGADIVGGEELIEQIKGGFMDFDKLIASPDMMPKVASLGKLLGPRGLMPNPKAGTVTTDISQAIQEFKKGKVEYRVDKTGIVHLAFGQVNFTDEDLIINLMAAVRSVETNKPSGAKGVYWKSAHICSSMGPSVRLNIREMLDYKPPEV, from the exons ATGGCCGGCGTCGCTAACCCATCCATCCTCTCCCCACCCACCGTTCTCTCCTCCCAAAAGCCCACCGCTTCTCGCTGCCTCCCTTCTCTccgccccttctcctcctccgcttACCCTTCTTTGGCTCTCCTCAATCTTCATCTTCATCCCCTTGCAAAACCCTGCCTCCCTATCATCCCCAGAAAACTCGATGCTCCCATCATCCGCCCTGAGGCGTCAGACGTAGCTGCCGCGGAGGCTTATCTCGCCGCAGATGAAGCCGCCAGCGACTCGGCCGTCGCCACGGCATCTCCGCAACCCAAGATCAAAACGGGGAAGGCCGCGTTGCCACTCAAGAGGGACAGG ACGAGGTCGAAGCGGTTCTTGGAGATACAGAAACTGAGGGAGAACAAAAAGGAGTATGATGTGCCTACGGCGATCTCGCTTCTTAAAGGAACGGCAAACACGAAATTCGTGGAGTCGGCGGAGGCCCATTTCCGCCTCAACATCGATCCCAAGTACAACGACCAGCAGCTGAGGGCCACG GTGAATTTGCCAAAGGGTACTGGGCAGACTATTAAAGTGGCTGTGCTATCGCAag GTGAAAGAATTGATGAAGCAAAAAATGCAGGAGCTGATATAGTTGGTGGGGAAGAACTAATAGAACAAATAAAAGGCGGATTTatggattttgataagttaattgCTTCTCCAGATATGATGCCCAAG GTTGCTAGTTTGGGGAAACTTTTAGGACCACGTGGACTTATGCCTAACCCAAAAGCTGGTACAGTTACCACAGATATATCTCAG GCTATTCAAGAGTTTAAAAAAGGTAAAGTTGAATACCGAGTGGATAAGACTGGGATTGTGCACTTGGCTTTTGGGCAGGTCAATTTTACTGATGAAGACCTGATCATCAATCTGATGGCTGCAGTT AGATCAGTAGAAACAAACAAGCCTTCTGGTGCCAAAGGAGTATACTGGAAAAGTGCACATATCTGTTCATCAATGGGACCTTCAGTTCGGTTAAACATCAGAGAAATGCTTGACTACAAACCCCCTGAGGTATAG
- the LOC103993419 gene encoding uncharacterized protein LOC103993419 produces MGAPVTVVMEREAGEKEEKVHVGDAEAKPDGDQKKEVDGGGKGAGAVVVAVDAAQSETRASRLQTQHPVASIQVVPRGAATPATPADAYQPTLTPSQVGLASLNSRAYTNRISLLLFVLHLLVAAAAVCFFCFKGVEGVLDFNSEKARKERHVLKFWLPPIEGASVLSIILAFAWQKAIRSWPSVMVSFILWACFFSTMAAGILLLCFSLPATDGLGVALIAFSIGAGLYACWVTRRIPFAGKVFALALRPATKFPDLNGPAYLMMGVGFLWISAWCFAVIGALNFYYPPLTILLLVLSLAWTAEVMRNVANLTVSRVIALYYLRGMQSNTQFSFQRATTINLGSACLGSLFVPSIEALRIIARGLNLLEGEDEFLFSCAHCCLRVMESIFRYGNSWAFVHIAAYGRGFVAASQSTWGLFERHKMEELVDSDITSAVCFLTGVTSGALSLIFAASWTFSSHKHYTATVSLLAFFVGYLMTRIGMALPHACVACYFVCYAENPSPRLFDDTIPARLNQIRSDSEGFVPTPRFPRRHPTT; encoded by the exons GTGGTGATGGAGAGAGAGGCaggagaaaaggaggagaaggtcCACGTAGGAGACGCGGAAGCTAAACCAGATGGGGATCAGAAGAAAGAAGTCGACGGAGGAGGAAAAGGAGCAGGGGCGGTCGTGGTGGCGGTCGATGCAGCTCAGAGCGAGACGAGGGCCTCCAGGTTGCAGACCCAGCATCCGGTAGCCTCCATCCAGGTCGTGCCCCGTGGCGCCGCCACTCCGGCCACCCCCGCCGACGCCTACCAACCCACACTGACCCCGTCGCAG GTGGGTTTGGCGTCGCTGAATTCCAGAGCGTACACCAATAGGATatccctcctcctcttcgtcctccACCTGCTGGTGGCCGCCGCCGCCGTATGCTTCTTCTGCTTCAAGGGCGTCGAAGGAGTCCTCGATTTCAACTCGGAAAAGGCTCGGAAGGAGCGCCACGTGCTCAAGTTCTGGCTCCCGCCCATCGAAGGCGCCTCCGTCCTCAGCATCATCCTCGCCTTCGCGTGGCAGAAGGCCATCCGGTCATGGCCCTCCGTGATGGTCTCCTTTATCCTCTGGGCCTGCTTCTTCTCTACCATGGCTGCCGGCATCCTGCTCCTCTGCTTCTCCCTCCCGGCGACGGACGGTCTCGGCGTCGCCCTCATCGCCTTCTCGATTGGCGCCGGTCTGTACGCGTGCTGGGTCACCCGCCGCATCCCCTTCGCTGGAAAGGTCTTCGCCCTCGCCCTTCGGCCGGCGACCAAGTTCCCAGATCTCAATGGTCCGGCCTATCTCATGATGGGCGTAGGCTTCCTTTGGATCTCGGCTTGGTGCTTTGCAGTGATCGGAGCGCTCAACTTCTACTATCCACCGCTGACCATCCTCCTTTTGGTGCTGAGCCTTGCTTGGACAGCGGAGGTGATGCGCAATGTAGCCAATTTGACAGTGAGTCGGGTTATTGCCCTGTACTACCTCAGGGGGATGCAGTCCAATACTCAGTTCAGCTTCCAGCGAGCCACCACCATTAATCTCGGCAGCGCTTGCCTCGGGTCGCTCTTCGTGCCCTCCATCGAGGCGCTACGCATCATTGCCCGCGGCCTCAACTTGCTGGAGGGAGAGGATGAGTTCTTGTTCTCGTGTGCGCACTGCTGTCTTCGGGTCATGGAGTCCATCTTCCGCTACGGCAACAGCTGGGCGTTCGTCCAT ATAGCGGCGTACGGGAGGGGGTTCGTGGCGGCGTCGCAGAGCACATGGGGGCTGTTCGAGAGGCACAAGATGGAGGAGCTGGTGGACTCGGACATCACCAGTGCCGTGTGCTTCTTGACGGGGGTCACCAGCGGCGCCCTCTCCCTCATCTTCGCTGCTTCCTGGACCTTCTCCTCCCACAAGCACTACACGGCCACCGTCTCCCTCCTCGCCTTCTTCGTGGGCTATCTCATG ACGAGGATCGGCATGGCGTTGCCGCATGCGTGCGTCGCGTGCTACTTCGTTTGCTACGCCGAGAACCCGAGCCCGAGGCTGTTCGACGACACCATCCCTGCCCGGCTCAACCAGATCCGGTCCGACAGTGAGGGGTTCGTGCCGACGCCACGGTTCCCCCGGCGTCACCCTACAACCTAA
- the LOC135587312 gene encoding thioredoxin reductase NTRC-like isoform X3 → MAVCRIGMTAVVSVAAAPSTSSLPSRRPFLFRTVSPRCPSRRTQKPVGRRASVPVSASLAAASTDEAATVSPPGDSSGGIENLVIIGSGPAGYTAAIYAARANLKPVVFEGYQVGGVPGGQLMTTTEVENFPGFPDGITGPDLMDRIRRQAERWGAELFQEDVEFIDVQHNPFIVHSSERKVNCHSLIIATGATAKRLRLPREDEFWSRGISACAICDGASPLFKGQVLAVVGGGDTATEEALYLTKYARHVHLLVRRNQLRASKAMQDRVLNNPNITVHFNTEAVDVVSNSRDQMSGVLVKRVDTGEESVLELKGLFYGIGHTPNSHLLEGQIELDSSGYILVKEGTSKTSVEGVFAAGDVQDHEWRQAITAAGSGCVAALSVERYLVANNLLVEFHQPVTEVVKKEVTDKDAQMGFDITLTKHKGQYALRKLYHESPRLLCILYTAPTCGPCRTLKPILSKAMMHFSCFTQGEDIWQASI, encoded by the exons ATGGCCGTCTGTCGGATAGGTATGACGGCCGTCGTCTCGGTGGCGGCGGCCCCGTCGACTTCCTCCCTCCCCAGCCGCCGGCCGTTCCTATTCCGCACCGTTTCACCTCGCTGCCCCTCCCGCCGCACTCAGAAGCCTGTCGGCCGTCGCGCCAGTGTTCCCGTCTCCGCATCCCTGGCAGCCGCCTCCACGGACGAGGCCGCCACGGTCTCCCCTCCTGGAG ATTCTTCTGGTGGAATTGAGAATTTGGTGATCATTGGTTCTGGTCCAGCTGGATATACTGCAGCAATCTATGCTGCTCGTGCAAATTTAAAGCCTGTTGTGTTTGAAGGTTATCAAGTTGGTGGTGTTCCAGGAGGGCAGCTAATGACTACTACAGAAGTTGAAAATTTTCCTGGGTTTCCTGATGGAATAACTGGCCCTGATTTGATGGATAG GATACGACGGCAAGCTGAACGCTGGGGTGCTGAACTTTTTCAAGAAGATGTTGAATTTATTGATGTTCAGCATAATCCTTTTATTGTCCACAGTAGTGAGCGCAAG GTAAATTGTCATAGTCTTATTATCGCAACAGGAGCCACTGCTAAAAGGCTTAGGTTGCCTCGTGAAGATGAATTTTGGAGTAGAGGAATCAGCGCCTGCGCAATATGTGATGGAGCATCACCACTTTTCAAGGGGCAAGTTTTGGCTGTTGTTGGAGGTGGTGACACAGCTACTGAAGAAGCATTATACTTGACCAAATATGCACGACATGTACACTTGCTTGTTCGAAGAAACCAACTACGGGCATCTAAAGCAATGCAAGACAG AGTACTCAACAATCCGAATATCACAGTGCACTTCAATACAGAAGCTGTGGATGTTGTTAGCAATAGCAGGGACCAGATGTCAGGAGTTCTAGTAAAAAGAGTTGATACAGGTGAAGAATCAGTTCTTGAGTTAAAAGGTCTATTTTACGGTATAGGGCATACTCCAAACAGCCACTTGTTGGAAGGTCAAATTGAACTTGACAGTTCTGGATATATCCTAGTCAAAGAAGGCACATCAAAAACTTCAGTTGAAGGTGTCTTTGCTGCTGGTGATGTACAG GATCATGAGTGGAGGCAAGCAATAACTGCTGCTGGTTCTGGATGTGTTGCTGCTTTATCTGTTGAAAGATATCTAGTTGCGAACAATCTGCTTGTGGAGTTCCATCAG CCTGTAACTGAGGTGGTCAAGAAGGAAGTTACTGACAAGGATGCACAAATGGGTTTCGACATAACGCTGACAAAGCACAAAGGGCAG TATGCACTTCGGAAGTTGTATCACGAAAGTCCAAGATTGTTATGCATTCTATATACTGCACCAACATGTGGTCCATGTAGGACACTGAAACCGATTTTAAGCAAG GCCATGATGCATTTCTCCTGTTTCACACAAGGAGAGGACATTTGGCAAGCATCTATATAA
- the LOC135587312 gene encoding thioredoxin reductase NTRC-like isoform X1: MAVCRIGMTAVVSVAAAPSTSSLPSRRPFLFRTVSPRCPSRRTQKPVGRRASVPVSASLAAASTDEAATVSPPGDSSGGIENLVIIGSGPAGYTAAIYAARANLKPVVFEGYQVGGVPGGQLMTTTEVENFPGFPDGITGPDLMDRIRRQAERWGAELFQEDVEFIDVQHNPFIVHSSERKVNCHSLIIATGATAKRLRLPREDEFWSRGISACAICDGASPLFKGQVLAVVGGGDTATEEALYLTKYARHVHLLVRRNQLRASKAMQDRVLNNPNITVHFNTEAVDVVSNSRDQMSGVLVKRVDTGEESVLELKGLFYGIGHTPNSHLLEGQIELDSSGYILVKEGTSKTSVEGVFAAGDVQDHEWRQAITAAGSGCVAALSVERYLVANNLLVEFHQPVTEVVKKEVTDKDAQMGFDITLTKHKGQYALRKLYHESPRLLCILYTAPTCGPCRTLKPILSKQVIDDYNQNVHFVEIDIEEDPEIAEAAGIMGTPCVQFFKNKEMLRTLSGVKMKKEYREIIEANK; the protein is encoded by the exons ATGGCCGTCTGTCGGATAGGTATGACGGCCGTCGTCTCGGTGGCGGCGGCCCCGTCGACTTCCTCCCTCCCCAGCCGCCGGCCGTTCCTATTCCGCACCGTTTCACCTCGCTGCCCCTCCCGCCGCACTCAGAAGCCTGTCGGCCGTCGCGCCAGTGTTCCCGTCTCCGCATCCCTGGCAGCCGCCTCCACGGACGAGGCCGCCACGGTCTCCCCTCCTGGAG ATTCTTCTGGTGGAATTGAGAATTTGGTGATCATTGGTTCTGGTCCAGCTGGATATACTGCAGCAATCTATGCTGCTCGTGCAAATTTAAAGCCTGTTGTGTTTGAAGGTTATCAAGTTGGTGGTGTTCCAGGAGGGCAGCTAATGACTACTACAGAAGTTGAAAATTTTCCTGGGTTTCCTGATGGAATAACTGGCCCTGATTTGATGGATAG GATACGACGGCAAGCTGAACGCTGGGGTGCTGAACTTTTTCAAGAAGATGTTGAATTTATTGATGTTCAGCATAATCCTTTTATTGTCCACAGTAGTGAGCGCAAG GTAAATTGTCATAGTCTTATTATCGCAACAGGAGCCACTGCTAAAAGGCTTAGGTTGCCTCGTGAAGATGAATTTTGGAGTAGAGGAATCAGCGCCTGCGCAATATGTGATGGAGCATCACCACTTTTCAAGGGGCAAGTTTTGGCTGTTGTTGGAGGTGGTGACACAGCTACTGAAGAAGCATTATACTTGACCAAATATGCACGACATGTACACTTGCTTGTTCGAAGAAACCAACTACGGGCATCTAAAGCAATGCAAGACAG AGTACTCAACAATCCGAATATCACAGTGCACTTCAATACAGAAGCTGTGGATGTTGTTAGCAATAGCAGGGACCAGATGTCAGGAGTTCTAGTAAAAAGAGTTGATACAGGTGAAGAATCAGTTCTTGAGTTAAAAGGTCTATTTTACGGTATAGGGCATACTCCAAACAGCCACTTGTTGGAAGGTCAAATTGAACTTGACAGTTCTGGATATATCCTAGTCAAAGAAGGCACATCAAAAACTTCAGTTGAAGGTGTCTTTGCTGCTGGTGATGTACAG GATCATGAGTGGAGGCAAGCAATAACTGCTGCTGGTTCTGGATGTGTTGCTGCTTTATCTGTTGAAAGATATCTAGTTGCGAACAATCTGCTTGTGGAGTTCCATCAG CCTGTAACTGAGGTGGTCAAGAAGGAAGTTACTGACAAGGATGCACAAATGGGTTTCGACATAACGCTGACAAAGCACAAAGGGCAG TATGCACTTCGGAAGTTGTATCACGAAAGTCCAAGATTGTTATGCATTCTATATACTGCACCAACATGTGGTCCATGTAGGACACTGAAACCGATTTTAAGCAAG CAGGTGATAGATGATTACAACCAAAATGTGCACTTTGTTGAAATTGATATTGAAGAAGACCCTGAAATTGCAGAAGCAGCAGGAATTATGGGAACACCTTGTGttcaatttttcaaaaataaggaAATGCTCAG GACATTATCTGGCGTGAAGATGAAGAAAGAATACAGAGAAATTATCGAGGCAAACAAATGA
- the LOC135587312 gene encoding thioredoxin reductase NTRC-like isoform X2 — MAVCRIGMTAVVSVAAAPSTSSLPSRRPFLFRTVSPRCPSRRTQKPVGRRASVPVSASLAAASTDEAATVSPPGDSSGGIENLVIIGSGPAGYTAAIYAARANLKPVVFEGYQVGGVPGGQLMTTTEVENFPGFPDGITGPDLMDRIRRQAERWGAELFQEDVEFIDVQHNPFIVHSSERKVNCHSLIIATGATAKRLRLPREDEFWSRGISACAICDGASPLFKGQVLAVVGGGDTATEEALYLTKYARHVHLLVRRNQLRASKAMQDRVLNNPNITVHFNTEAVDVVSNSRDQMSGVLVKRVDTGEESVLELKGLFYGIGHTPNSHLLEGQIELDSSGYILVKEGTSKTSVEGVFAAGDVQDHEWRQAITAAGSGCVAALSVERYLVANNLLVEFHQPVTEVVKKEVTDKDAQMGFDITLTKHKGQYALRKLYHESPRLLCILYTAPTCGPCRTLKPILSKVIDDYNQNVHFVEIDIEEDPEIAEAAGIMGTPCVQFFKNKEMLRTLSGVKMKKEYREIIEANK, encoded by the exons ATGGCCGTCTGTCGGATAGGTATGACGGCCGTCGTCTCGGTGGCGGCGGCCCCGTCGACTTCCTCCCTCCCCAGCCGCCGGCCGTTCCTATTCCGCACCGTTTCACCTCGCTGCCCCTCCCGCCGCACTCAGAAGCCTGTCGGCCGTCGCGCCAGTGTTCCCGTCTCCGCATCCCTGGCAGCCGCCTCCACGGACGAGGCCGCCACGGTCTCCCCTCCTGGAG ATTCTTCTGGTGGAATTGAGAATTTGGTGATCATTGGTTCTGGTCCAGCTGGATATACTGCAGCAATCTATGCTGCTCGTGCAAATTTAAAGCCTGTTGTGTTTGAAGGTTATCAAGTTGGTGGTGTTCCAGGAGGGCAGCTAATGACTACTACAGAAGTTGAAAATTTTCCTGGGTTTCCTGATGGAATAACTGGCCCTGATTTGATGGATAG GATACGACGGCAAGCTGAACGCTGGGGTGCTGAACTTTTTCAAGAAGATGTTGAATTTATTGATGTTCAGCATAATCCTTTTATTGTCCACAGTAGTGAGCGCAAG GTAAATTGTCATAGTCTTATTATCGCAACAGGAGCCACTGCTAAAAGGCTTAGGTTGCCTCGTGAAGATGAATTTTGGAGTAGAGGAATCAGCGCCTGCGCAATATGTGATGGAGCATCACCACTTTTCAAGGGGCAAGTTTTGGCTGTTGTTGGAGGTGGTGACACAGCTACTGAAGAAGCATTATACTTGACCAAATATGCACGACATGTACACTTGCTTGTTCGAAGAAACCAACTACGGGCATCTAAAGCAATGCAAGACAG AGTACTCAACAATCCGAATATCACAGTGCACTTCAATACAGAAGCTGTGGATGTTGTTAGCAATAGCAGGGACCAGATGTCAGGAGTTCTAGTAAAAAGAGTTGATACAGGTGAAGAATCAGTTCTTGAGTTAAAAGGTCTATTTTACGGTATAGGGCATACTCCAAACAGCCACTTGTTGGAAGGTCAAATTGAACTTGACAGTTCTGGATATATCCTAGTCAAAGAAGGCACATCAAAAACTTCAGTTGAAGGTGTCTTTGCTGCTGGTGATGTACAG GATCATGAGTGGAGGCAAGCAATAACTGCTGCTGGTTCTGGATGTGTTGCTGCTTTATCTGTTGAAAGATATCTAGTTGCGAACAATCTGCTTGTGGAGTTCCATCAG CCTGTAACTGAGGTGGTCAAGAAGGAAGTTACTGACAAGGATGCACAAATGGGTTTCGACATAACGCTGACAAAGCACAAAGGGCAG TATGCACTTCGGAAGTTGTATCACGAAAGTCCAAGATTGTTATGCATTCTATATACTGCACCAACATGTGGTCCATGTAGGACACTGAAACCGATTTTAAGCAAG GTGATAGATGATTACAACCAAAATGTGCACTTTGTTGAAATTGATATTGAAGAAGACCCTGAAATTGCAGAAGCAGCAGGAATTATGGGAACACCTTGTGttcaatttttcaaaaataaggaAATGCTCAG GACATTATCTGGCGTGAAGATGAAGAAAGAATACAGAGAAATTATCGAGGCAAACAAATGA